A stretch of DNA from Mycolicibacterium celeriflavum:
TGGTTGCGATACCGGATGACGAGGCGATCGGCTCGCTAATCGGGGAGCGCACCACCGCGATGGCGGATCTGGAACGACACCGCGCCGCTCTCACGGTTTCCGAGGAGCGATTGGGGCTGGCGCGACAAGACCGGGCGCGCGCAGAGGCTGCCTATGAAGCGACGCTCGAGAAAGCTGCTGGCGAATCGCTGAAGGCGGACGACCAGCGGCGGCTCGTCGATCACGTAGATCGCGTGCGGACGACCCTCGCTGAGCTTCGACTGGCCGCGAGTGAGCGCCACCTTGGCCGGATCTCCGAGCTCGTGCTCGACGCGCTTGGACGCCTGCTGCGTAAGGATAATCTCATCACGCAGGTCGACATAGATCCAAAGACCAACATGGTCCAGTTGACTGGCCGCAACGGGGTGCCGCTGCCGGCCAGCGATCTCTCTGCTGGCGAGCGACAGCTGCTGGCAACAGCCTTGCTGTGGGGACTCGCACGTGCGGCCGGTCAGCCGCTCCCCGTTGTCATCGATACACCGCTAGGCCGACTCGATGGATCGCATCGGGAGCATTTGCTGGAACGCTACTTTCCCTTCGCGAGCCATCAGGTTCTCCTGCTGTCGACCGACACCGAAATCGACGACGACGCCTACATCCGGATACAGAAGTACGTCGGCCGCTCCTATCGATTAGTGTTCGATCAGGCGAAGAACGCGACGTCCGTTGCAAGTGGCTACTTCTGGGAGCAGTCATGACGATCGAAAACATCCGGCTTTCCCAGACCGCGCGCGACCAACTCATCACGCTTAAACGGCGAACCGGCATCGCCAACTGGAACATCCTATGCCGGTGGGCATTGTGCCGATCGCTGGCCGAGGAAGCGCAACCACCATCGGTGCAGTTGACGTTGGATAGCACCGTCGAAATGTCGTGGCGCGTGTTCGCCGGCGAACACGGTGACGTCTACTGGGGCCTGGTGCGATACCGGTGCTATGTTGACGGTCTCGCGCTAGATGACGAAACCCTCGCTACGCAATTCCGGCTTCATTTGCATCGGGGCATCGGTTATCTCGTCGGCGACCCCCGCGTCACCGATGTGGCTGGCCTTGCGGGCATCGCGCTCGGCGACGAATCGGCCGCATGACTGATCGGGTCGCCCGACACAAAACGGCGATGAGTCGGGCGGCCCTATCGCGTCCAGTCGCTACTGCAATTCGTGATTCTGTCGTGACCGAGGCGACTTCCGTCTTCGATTACGGTTGCGGCAGAGGCGATGATCTTCGTAACCTGGCCGCGCTTGGGTACACCGTGAACGGGTGGGACCCAACGCATCGCCCGTCAGCTCCGCGGGAGTCCGCTGATGTCGTGAACCTCGGTTACGTGGTCAACGTGATCGAGGACCCGCAAGAACGGGTCGAAACCCTACGGAGCGCTTGGCAGCTCGCAGGCCGCGCCCTTGTCGTGTCGTCGAGACTCACATGGGATGCGCGCAGTCTGTCGGGTCGCCCTCTCGGTGACGGCTTGATGACACGTACCGGCACTTTCCAAAAGCTTTACGAGCAAGCCGAGCTCGGTCGTTGGATAAAGGACACTCTGGGAGCTGAGGTCCATGCTGCTGCGCCGGGTATCTACTACGCGTTTAGAGAGACAACCGATGCGCAGGCGTTCCTTGCCAATAGGGTTCACATTTACAGACCTAGCCTGCAGATAGACCCGCATGAAGTGTACGAGATGAATGTGGGAGCGCTAGAACCGCTTTTGTCATTCATGAAGCTCCATGGCCGAGCCCCGCGAAGCGGCGAGCTCAACAATGATGCAGTATCGGCGATAACGGAGGCGGTCGGCAGCATCGGGCGCGCTCAGCAGCTGATTCGTAAAGTCACTGACGACGAATTCTGGAAGAAGGTGACGATCCATCGGCGCGCTGAACTACTTGTGTATATTGCGCTTTCGCGCTTCAGTGGGCGGCCACGGTTCAACCAGCTTGGGGTAACTCTCGCCACCGACATCCGAACGCTCTTCGGCAAGTATCGGGACGCGTGCCTACAGGCCGACCGCATGCTGTTGGCGTGCGGCGACCCAGCCATCATCCTGGTGAACGCCCGGTCCTCCACGGTAGGCAAGCAGACCCCAAGTGCTCTATACGTGCATCGAAGCGCGCTCGCTGAGCTGCCGCCGATCATGCAGGTGTACGAGGGGTGCGCAAGGGCACTCTCTGGAACTGTCGAGCACGCCAACCTGGTAAAGCTCTCGGTGGCCGAACCACAGATTTCTTACTTGACTTACCCGGGCTTCGACCGGGACGCTCATCCCACTCTCGCGTCGTCGGTGATAGTTAACCTTCGCAAGCTCACTGTCGACTGGCGTGACTACACCCGGTCGCCAAACCCGCCGCTTCTGCATCGCAAGGAAGAGTTTCTCGGAGCCGATCATCCGAGGCGAGTGATGTATTCGAGGCTTACGCGCGCTGAGCAACTGGCAGGGTTGTATGCGCATCCTGAGACGATTGGAACCTCGGAGGGATGGCGTCAGGCGCTGCGCTCCGCGAACGTTTCAGTACATGGTCACCGCCTTCTTCGTCCGACAGTGGGCGGGGCGCCTTCGTGAACGAACGGTGCGGCGGATAAGCAGAACCGCCGCAACGGCGAAACGTTACCCTTATGCCCTCGGAGTGAAGGGGGCGTAGCTTGCTTTACGGAGCGGCTTCTGTCGAGGCTAAGAGCCTCAGTGTTGGTTCGGTTCTCGAGGAGAGGTATCCGATATCGGTGCCTCGATTCCAGCGAGGGTTCGCCTGGAACGACGAGGCAATAGGATTTTTCATCGCTGATATCGAGGCGATACTGCCATCGCCATCTGGAGCAAGCAGTCATTTCTTTGGAGGCATTGTCTGCATAGAATTGACCGATAATCAGCAGGTTCGCCCTCATAGTTATGAAATAGTCGACGGTCAGCAGCGACTTACTACCTTTTTCCTTACGCTCTCATGCATAGTCCGGGTCGGCACCGACCTCGAAGATAGAGCGAGGAGAGCAGGAAATGATTCAGTTGCTCAGCGCGCGAAAACGTTGGTTGACGATACCGTCGAGCGTTATTTAACCTGGAAGCAGGCAGATGTCCAGACTGGGACTACTGAAGTCCGACCTCGCTTAAGTCTGTCCCTAGCCGACGACACACTTTTTCAATATTTATCATTGGGACGTGGAAGTGAACCGCAAGTCGAGCGCGAAAGTCATCGCCTTCTGGTCGATGGTCATGCTGCGTTGCTTGCTATGGTTCGGCGATTCGTGAAAGAGACTGGTCCTCTCAACGATCGTATCGAACGACTTATCCGAGTTCGGAAGGCGATAATCGAAGATTCGCATGTCATTCACATCGTGTCGAAGGAACGCGACCAAGCATACCGCCTGTTCTCTGTTCTCAATCACCGCGGCGAATCGTTATCTGACGCCGATCTGCTGCGAAGCCGGAGCTTGGAGTTGCTCGCGAGTTATACTCTTGAGCACGAATCGACTGCGCTCATCTGGGATGAAATGCTCGGTCATCCTGCGAAGGATGTCGAGAATTTCTTCAAGGCACTCTACCCTTCATATGTCGGTACACGTGCTGTAGGCGATCTCTATGAAGCAATCGAACGAAGATTCTTCCCTTCGAACTCTCCGTCTACCGCCGTGGAGGCCGCGAAAATCGTGGCTACGATCGGAAGCTTCCGCGACGAATTGAACGTCTTCCTCCACTTACTAAAGGGCGCTTGGCCCTACGATCGTGAGCCAGGTAAACCCCGCGATGTTCGATCCTGGCAGATGGACAGGCTTCGGCGCCTAATTACCACGTTGAAGCACGAGTTGTGCCTTCCTGTGTTGCTCGCCGGTGCGCGGTCGTTGCCCGAGAAGATGTTTGCAGAGCTTGTTTACCTGATCGAGATTTTCGCGTTTCGATACAAAATAATCTGCAATGGTCACGCAACCAGACCGGCTAATATTTATTACTCAGAAGCGGCCTTGATGCGCGAGTCGGCTAACGGACATTCCTACACGTTGTCATCTTTGAGATCGGAATTGAGAAAGCTTATAGAAAAACATGCCGGCGATATATTATTTCGACAACTACTCATCGAGAATCTCAGATATAATAATTCGAGTCAGCGAGCGAATATTCGAGAATTCCTGACAACCCTTGAAGACCATCGCAGCTGGTTGACTACGACTCCGAGAAACTCCACAGCGCGGCCACGTCCTAGTATGGAAAAAGTTATCGACTTAGGCGATGCCACGATTGAGCACATCTACCCCCAAAATGCGAAGACCAACGACAAAGATAACGACATTGAACCACTTAAACAAACGCTAGGAAACCTGACTTTCTTTGGCAGCCACGACAACGTCGCAGCATCTAACAAGTCCTTCACCGAGAAGCGCGTCGCGAATTATGCGTCGAGCGCCGTCGCGATGACAGCCGATCTTGCACTGTTGCCGAGTTGGACGGTGAACTCGGTAAGCGCACGCGAACAACTGATGTTGGATGCAGCGGTGCGGGTCTTTACTATCTGAATGGTCATAGCATAAACGCTGCGACACGAATTCGCCCTTCCGCCCGGCGCGCACATGCTTCTTGGAGCTGCTTCGAGGCCGTGAAACCTTCGACAGACTAGTAATCTTTGCGGACGGTTCGGGGAACGATTCAGGTCTCGTATCTCACGGAGGATTATGAGGTCGATCCCAATGCGCCCGCGTTCGAACTCGCTGACGCCCATCGACGCGCTCAGCAACGAGACCATTGACGACACAGTTATCCACCGTCATCAAGCTGTCCACACAATCGCCTATGTTGAGCAGCCGCCCGCACCCTACTAGATGGCGCTCATCGGAGTTCCACAGGTGTGCTCTCTGAAATTCCTCACCTGTCAGACCTGTGAGCAGCGTTCAGTGTAGTTGTTGGCACGTGCCGGTCGTGGTTCGGCGCAGGATTTTGGCGGCGGCCTGGTGGTCACGTAGGCGGTAGGACTCGCCGTCGAGGACCACCGACGGAACGCAAAGCTGCAGTTGACCGTCGTTCTGGCTCCGGCGGAGGCTGTCCCCGGGTTGTATGTGCATCCTGATCACCGCCGTCGACGGCGGCGGCCGGTTGTTCGGAGTGAGTTGGATGTCTAGTGATGATGACCGCATATCTAGTGTTATATGCCGCATGAGTCGCTGTATTTGGGATATTGATCGCTATCTCGCTGTATCTACAGTCGTCGATCGCCGACACGCGGCAGTAAATAATAGACGCCACGGATGGAGGGGCTTAGGCTCGGGCGTGGGAGGTGAGGCCGGTGAGCGACATGACACGGCTTCGGGCGCTGACCGAGGCGGGTTGTTGCATCCGAATCCGGATGGGGTGTTGGCGCCGTTGTTCACCGGCGAGTCAGGTTTCTTTCTGGCCTCCGACAAGGTGCAGGTGAAGTACGAGATGTTGCGGGCGCGTCTGGTGGACGGCCTGCCGGTATCGGAAGTTGCTGCAGCACACGGCTATTCGCGCGCAGCGTTCTATCTGGTGGCGGCGGCGTTCGACCAGTCGGGGATGGCCGGACTGGTGGACGAGCGGCGGGGCCGTCGCGGACCGATCAAGCTGCGCCCGGAGATCGTGGAGTTCATCCGCGCCGACGCCGGGTCGGGGGCCCAGATCGCCGAACAGGTGGCCGACCGGTTCGGGTGCGGTTGCACCGGCGCACCATCGAGCGGGTGCGCGGCCGGTGAGCGCCCGGTCGTTCTGGCCGCCGGTCGAAGCGGCGCAGGTCGACTACGAAACACTGCGCGCGCACGTGCTCGAGCACTCCCGGCTACCGGCAGGTCTGGCTGCGGCCCGGTTCGCCCGCCGCGACCTGACGGGGTTGATCGCGTGGCCCAGCGCCGAGCCGGTGTTCGTCGCCGAACTCCTCGCCGCTGCCCGTCCGGCATGGACACCGCACGAGGATCCGCGCGTGTCGGCACTGGCCGCGGGCTATCAGTTCCTGCTCGACGCCGCCGCACGCGTGGATTCGGTTGCTGCACTGGCACTACCGGGGACAGGCCTGCGGTGAGGGCGGCGCTGTATGCGCGGGTGTCCACCGAGCGCCAAGCCGATCGCGGCACCATCGGCTCACAGCTGGCGCTGCTGCGCGATCACATCACCGCCGCCGGTGACGAGCTGGTTGGCGAGTACGTCGACGACGGGCATTCCGGCGCCCGACTGGACCGCCCCGGCCTGGACGCGTTACGTGATGCCGCCGAGGCCGGGCTCGTGGAACGGGTGTGGTGCCTGTCGCCGGACCGGCTCGCCCGCGCCTACGCATACCAGGTGCTGGTGCTCGACGAGCTGGACCGCTTCGGGGTCACCGTGGCATTCACCGACTCGCCTGGGCTGGCCGCCGACGACCCGCAAGCCACCCTGCTCACCCAGGTCCAAGGCGTGATCGCCGAATACGAGAAAGCCAAGATCGCCGAACGATACCGGCGCGGCAAACTGTTCCGAGCCCGCGCCGGCGAGATCGTCACCTGGAAAGCCTCCTACGGCTACCGCCGCATTCCCCAGCCCCGCCACCGGCCAGGCCCACCACGAGGTCTACGAGCCCGAGGCCGCGGTGGTGCGGCGGATCTTCACCGACCGCGCCGCCGGCATCACCGTGCGCGAAATCTGTCGCCGGCTCAACGCCGACGGGGTGCCCTCGCCGACCGGCAAACCCACCTGGGGCCATTCCACGCTCAGCCGGCTGCTGCGCAACGAGGCCTACATCGGCCGGGTGTACTACAACCGCACCGAATCGGTGCCCGACCGGCGCCCCACCCGCCGCAACCGACAGGTCCCGCGCGACCGCGACGAATGGATCCCCATCGAATGCCCCCGGATCATCTCCGACGAGCTGTTCCAGGCCGCAAGCCGAGTCGCCACCGACAACAGCAAGTGGAGCCCGCGCCGCGCCGAACCCGGCCAGTGGCTGCTCAAAGGCCTTGTCAAATGCGGTGTTTGCGGTGTCGGCACCAACTGCCACAAGATGCGCGGCCGCAACGGGACCTGGCACCGCTACTACTACTGCCGCAACCACGACCCGCTGCGCGCCGGCGGCGAACAACACCGCTGCCCCGAACGCAACATCCGCGCCGACGCGCTCGACACATTCGTGTTCGACCACATTCGCGCCGCGATCACCCACCCCGACCAACTACTGGCCGGCGAACAAGCGGTCACCCTGCACACGCCCATCCCCGACGACGAACTCCTCAGCGCCGAACTGGCCCGGCTGGACCGAAAGATCGACGCCGCCGACGCCGAACGGCGCCGCCTGATCGACCTCTACCAGGGTGGGTTTATCGAACTTCCCGAAATGCAGCGCCGCGCCACCGAAGTCGCCGCACGCCGAAAAGAGCTGCAGCACAAGCGAACCAGCCTCGCTCACGAACGAACTGCGCTCGCCCGCGACAACCAGCTCCGCCGCCGCGTCCACGATTTCGCCGCCCGCATCCACGCCGTCATCGACACTCTCGACGACATCCAGAAACAACAGCTGTTGCGCCTACTCGTCGAAGACGTACGGGTCACCGGCTGGCACGTCCAGATCCGGCTCCGCATCGCGCTGGACCCGCCACCACCCGACCCGCCACAGCCGACCAGCCCAACAGGCAAACCGTTGCCAGTCCCGCACCCAGTGTCAACCCAAGACCGTTTGCGTTCCGTTAGTGTTGATGACCACGGAGCGGTGCAGCAGGCGGTCGAGCATGGCGGCTGCGACAGTGGTGTCGCCGAGGCTGTCGCCCGAGGCACCCGCGCCGCGGTTGGTGGTGATGACGATGCTGGCCTTCAGATAGCGTTGGGAGACAACCTGAAACAGCGCTGAGGCGGCCTCCGCCGGTTGCGGTAGATACCCCATTTCATCGCTCGCCAGCAGGGTCGGCCCGGCGTAGAAACACATGGTGGTTGCCCAGCGCCCCTCGATCGCGGCGCGGTGGCAACGGGCAGCAAGGTCGGCGGCGGTGGTATCGGTTGCCCTTCTCGGCGGAGCCACACGCGTGGGGAATTTCGATGAGCGTCAGTGGGGAATTTCAGCGAGCGCGGTCAACGGACGTCCCCTCGGAACGTGTTAGCATCGCCGAAGCCAGCGGGCAACATTGGGAATGGTTCAATCTCGCGGCGATGAACTCTAGACGATGGACGGTGTAGACGTCCAGCCCGAGCATCGGACCGGTCTCGGAGATGCCGACTATGAAGTGGCGCTTCGCGAGCGGCTGCAGCACGCTAATATTTGCGCCAGCGGCTCGTCGACCTGATCGACACTCACGAGTTCATCCGGATTCTGGACTAGGTCAATGACGCCTGCGAAGAACTCGATGTTGACCCCCGCGGTCTGTTCCTCACAAGCGATCCGAGCGACTGTCGCCAACGGACAATTTCAGAGTTCATCTTGCTCCGACGCAAGGTGCGCCACGGCGGCCATGGAGCCGGTCGGCGTCTGGCATTGGGAATCGCGGTATAGATAGGCTTTCCCTCTATCTAGCCGGATCTAGTTCGGGAGAGCTGCGAGTTCAGTTCCTATTGAGACCGAACCTCCGTGTTAGCAGGACGTCCTTCCAATAACTCTCACGAGCCAGTACTTCCTCGTCAGCGGTTCGCATGGACCAAAATTCGAGAAGCGCGAAGTGGAGGTTTCGACGCGCATAGTCCGGCCCCTTCTGGCCGACGAGGTCACGCAACGCGATATTGCCGCCATGCAACGAGTCGACGTATTGGCACAACCTCGCCCAAATTCCGGTGTCGCCGTAAGCCGAACCCACGTATGCCTGGCCGGTTTGCTGGTCGTGGATGACGTATACGCCTTTCATGAATTGGAGCGCTCCACGCCAATCGGTCCAGTCCTGCTTCACCGCAGTCTCCAGCACTCCGAACGAATGATTGATTCGGTCATGTCCAGGGAAAGGCTCACCAGCATATGGAAGTTCGAGCACCGACACGACTTCCATCTGATCCAGATAGTTCTCCATATTCAGTCGCACTGACCGTCCCGGCGGTTTGAAGGAGATGACGAGGCGCTTGATGTAAGCCCCGAGAAGATCATCACGCCGGATGATGTCGTACGACCCTTCGCCCGGCACTGGGCGGCGACCGACGACTTCGAAGACGCCTCCGAACAGCCAGTGTGTGGACGGTCGGCGATACCGGGCGAGCGAAAAAATGTATTGGCGATTGAAGTCGTCGCGTGCGGTACGTCGACGGTTCCAGCCGACCCATTCATCCCACGAGCGAGCCAGCACGTCAATCGGCTGATCCTTCTGGTCGAACACCGCGCAGTGAAGTTTGCACGCCCTCGGGTCGAGGCCGCCAAGCAGGCTGCTGAGCGCGATGGCTGACATGTCTAGAACGTAGCAATCCGCGGAGATTCCCCTAGCCGATGTCGTTAAACCCGCGCACCGGCTTCGTGCCATCGAAGGCATGCCAGCGACTCGGGATTCGTCGAAGTGGGAAACTGGGCCTGTGGTCCGCACAGGCGCTCGGGCGAAGGCACTGCAAAGCCTGATGGTTCGCGCGGGTTTCCGCGCGATGGCTACTACCCCGCCAGCGCCCCGACTTCGTGCACTTCCCGTGCCAGCTCGCAACCAGGTGGTTGAGTTGTTCGAGATTCTGGGCGGGCGCACGCCGATGCCGCCGTTGCGGCCCGGCGCATGGGACCTCGCATTCGACGCGGGGGTTGTAGTGGAACTCGATGAGGAGCTGCATTTCAATCGCTATCGGGCGAAAGTATTGCAAACTTCATGGGCATCCGACCTGCCTTGGCACCGCGTGTATCTCGCCCATTGTCGTGATCGAGAACAGGAGTGCCTCGCAGCTGGTAAGTGGGGCAAGCGGTGGACGAACCCCTCTTGCGAAGCGGTGTTCGGACCGCCCGGCGCACCCGGTGACCTAGTCGGGACGGGATCGCCTCGATGGAAGCAGCGCGCACTCTACGACGCGGTCAAAGATGTCGCCGGGTTGCACTCGCCGAACCTTCGGCTCTGTAGGCTCTCAATCTGGGACCGTGTCGGCGACACCAGCCTCGGCGCCGCGCTCGCCGGAGCAGTCATCAATCTCCGTGATTTTTCTGACTTCGTCGGACGTCGAACAATTTTGGCAGCATCGCCGCCGAGGTAGGGAGCGCAATACCGGGGCCGGTCGCGTCCGCGGCGACCGGGACTCGCCGGCGTCCCTGGCATCACGATGAGACCCGGGCACCGAACATGAACTCGATCTGGGTTCGCGTTGCTCAGCTGGCGACAAACAGTCGGTCTTCGAGCAGCAACGTTGGCGGCGAGCCGGAGTGGTCGGCGCTGGCGAGTTCGGCGAGCAATTCCGCGGCCAGCGTCGGCTCGTTGCGCGCATTGGTCATTAGCGCGGCATCAGACAACGGTGTCGCCGGCCAGGGAACCGGTAGTGCGAGCGAAGCTTTCGGCCGTACCGCGTCCAGGCGGTGGATCTTGGCCGGGTCGTTTTGGAGCAGACTCTCGGTGAGCGCCGCATCGTCTTCGAGTACGGCGAGGATGTTTCGTAGCAGTTGTGCGCGGGCTTCGGCGTTGCCGGCGACGTGCAATTGGCGCTCGATGATTGGGTGAGGTGCCGGGCGATGGTGGGCGCCTGCTCGGCCTCGTCGCCCGAGTTGATGTCGGGGTGATACTCAGGATGCTGAGCCAGAGCGGCACTCAGCCGATCGGTGAGCAAAGATTCGTAGAGGCCGGCTTCCACGCCGGCAGGTTAGCGCATGAGGGTGACACATTGAGTTTGTTTGTATCGTCCCCTCCCCATACGGTGCGTTTAACATCGGGAGGGCACGTGCGGTAAGCGCACTGCCGTTAAGACAGGTCATTCACCGTGTCTCCTATGACGCGGGTGGGCACGGTACTCCATGGATTGCGTGCGTCGCGACGGCAAACGCTTCGCAAATTGGTATGCCGTGAGGTACAGCACTGCGAAAAGTCCTGCTGTGATGAGTGTGCCGATTCCGAACTGTATGTGCTGACCGCGGGCGATTCCATAGCCCCAACTCGCATCGCCGTAGCCGGTCGTAACTGCGAGAAAGACGAGAAAGGCGATCCCAATCGCCGCCACCCACCACTCGCCTTTGCCGGTCACAAACGCGATGGTGTTACCGGAGGAAATGATCATCAGACCAACGATCATCCACCACATCTTGGTCGCGGAGAGGAGGCCACTATAAGAATCTGGAGCAGCGTCCCGGCCTGCATCCCTTGTGTAAGTAGGGTTTTCCGTCGTCGGGTGTTCGGGATCAGGTTCGCTGTCCTGCACGGTCATTGCATAGACCTTGCCGCGTAATTTGATGTACGGCGTGTAGGCGTACGCGATCACCGTCATCACGCCCAACACGACGAGGGCGAATCCCAAACCCTTTCGCCAATCCGGTTGAACCGACAAGAGTCCGGCTATCGCGGCAACGACAGCGCAACTCCAATAGATGCGTCGCTGCGAACTTCGGTCATGAATTAAGAACGACTGAACAAACGAAACGACGAAACATGCAACGATAATCAGAAAGAAGAAGTCGGACACTGCCCTACTTGCCCATCGTCCAATTCACGAACTTTTCGCCTCCGATTCCGCCGCCAATTGCGCCGAGAAATCCGACAATGAGCGTACCTTGGGGCCCTACGAAGGATCCCCATGCCGCACCGGCCGCCCACCCGCCGAGTATCGATCCCGCGGTGCGGCCACCAAACTGTGCAAGTTCCTCGTCAGCCGGTGCACCTTGAGTCCAGTCGTAGATCGAAGTCAGGGCATCGACTCCAGTGCCAGCCCACCCGAGCTTCGAGCCGAATCCTTTGAGCGCTTCGATGTCGGCATGCGACCAGACCGGGGCGGTGCCCCAATGGCTGCCGCCTGGGAGCGCGCCAGCGTGAGCCTTCGCACCCTCGCCTAGCGCACCGGCGTGGTTGGCCGCGCCTCCTGCTATATCCCTGAATACTTCGCTGGGCGCCTTTCCATTTCCTATTTCGTTCGCTGCACGGGTGGCTCCGTCCGGCGATACCCCGGCCTGTTCGAGCGTGGTCTTGAGTCGGTCTAGCACCATTACCCGTCCATTCGCCTCCCACTCATTGAGCAATTGAGTGGCCTGGTCGGGCGTCAACGGAGATCTGCCAAGCAGCGCATTGGGTGACTCCAACAGCTGCTGCATTTGAAGTCTCGCCTGGGCTCGGGTGCGAGCGTCGCCACCCAAGACGGTGTCGGTGGGCAACGGGCCGGAGAACTGTGCCATGCGGTGGTCGTTCAGTCGCTCTCCCGCAAGCCGTACTTCGTCGACACCGGCTGTGGGATTGTTGATGGTCGAGTAATCGCGGAGGCGTCCAGCAGCAGCATTCTTTTCCGGCGTCCATGGTCCAGGCGAATTGACCAGCGACTCGTCTGCCGCGCGCCGGCTCTCTCCGTAACTGTCGGCCTCAGCGTGCGACTGTTCATTTCTCGACACGTCGCCCTCGCCGTCGACGGGTGCCGTCGGCTCTGGTGTGTAGCCCTCGGCCGCCATCTCAAGCTGTGACGCGTCGAGTCGCTCCGAATACGCATCGCGGACTGACTGCACCTCCTGCAGTGCTTGTTCTGTCGCGGCGATTGCGGCCTGCTTCAGTTCCGACCAGTCGACCTCTTGGCCGTTAGCCGCCGCCAGGGCGATCTCACGGTCGATTTGGTCGTCGATCGTGCGCAGCCTGGTCTCAAGATTGCTGACCGAAATGTCGCCGCCGCGCTGCGCCTCAGCCAAAGAAGCCGAAATGTTTTGCAAATCAACTGCAATTCGGCCCAAATGGTCGCGGCTGAGATGCAGCGACTCGGTTGCCCGCCGAACCTCATCGGAATCGTTGATTGGATGGTCGCCGCCGTCCTGGCGGTCCCAGGCGACGTCGAACCGCTGCTTGGCGAGGTTGAACTCCTCGCTAGTCTCCTGGCTACAGACCCCGGCCTCGTAGAACGCACTCGCCAACTCGCTTATCTCACCCGGGGATCCGCTCTGGAGCGTCTTATTCAGCTGCCACGGATCACCACCTGCGGCACCGGTCAGCTCATGGACATCGAGATGCTTTAGCAGAATCGACATTCGACATCAGGCGAAATCGCGTCCGGCCGCGTTCAGCGCCGATTCGCTTGCCTCGTCCTGCTTCACGAAGAGGGCAACAGCCGAGTTTGCCTTCTCGGACAATGCAGCCAACTCTGCACGGTGACCCCGCATCGTAGTGACGTGCACGACGTGTGCGCGACAAAGGACGCGGTGGAATCCATGAGCCGCGTCAAAGTCACCGAAGATCCCTGCCGTTAGCTGTGCCGAAGCGAACTGATTTGCACCTCGTTGTGCGATCTCACCGGCGCTTCCGGAAAAGTCTGCACCGCAGCGCAGCAGATCGGTATCGACAAACATCTGATCTCCTCAAGCCATTACGGCCACTATACCGGCGGTGGTTTGCTCATCCGTGCACGCATTGTGTGTCAGCTGTCTACTCCAGCCATACAAAATGGTGGCAGCCCGCCGAAGACCTTCCGCCGAGTTCAGCAAATGCATGACGCGATGAGATCCTCGCCGAACCGACTTCAGACGACCAAAGAGCCGGTCGGCGTCTCGGACCGCGATCAGCGAAGGTAAGTCTGCCCCTCCCGCGGGTATCCGCCGCCGTCCGTAGCGATGTGGACATGGTCGTAATGATTGGCGGTGTCCCCGCCGCGGTCCGACATCGTTCTCTTCGAGCCGTTGGGCCGGTAGATGGTTTGCCGCCAGATGACGTGGTTCAGGTCGAAGCGCTCCGCGTTCTGCAGGACATACGCGAGCACACTGTCGCCGAGCGCAATTCCGGCGGCGGAGCGCGGATTCGGGATCATCACGTCGATCGCCATCCCGTGCGGATGCCATTTCAACGGATCCGAACGCACTCCGCCGATATCGAGGATCTCGGGAAACTTCGCGCTGACCGAGCGGGCAGCCAAGATGGTTTTGACC
This window harbors:
- a CDS encoding putative alpha/beta hydrolase, which produces MSILLKHLDVHELTGAAGGDPWQLNKTLQSGSPGEISELASAFYEAGVCSQETSEEFNLAKQRFDVAWDRQDGGDHPINDSDEVRRATESLHLSRDHLGRIAVDLQNISASLAEAQRGGDISVSNLETRLRTIDDQIDREIALAAANGQEVDWSELKQAAIAATEQALQEVQSVRDAYSERLDASQLEMAAEGYTPEPTAPVDGEGDVSRNEQSHAEADSYGESRRAADESLVNSPGPWTPEKNAAAGRLRDYSTINNPTAGVDEVRLAGERLNDHRMAQFSGPLPTDTVLGGDARTRAQARLQMQQLLESPNALLGRSPLTPDQATQLLNEWEANGRVMVLDRLKTTLEQAGVSPDGATRAANEIGNGKAPSEVFRDIAGGAANHAGALGEGAKAHAGALPGGSHWGTAPVWSHADIEALKGFGSKLGWAGTGVDALTSIYDWTQGAPADEELAQFGGRTAGSILGGWAAGAAWGSFVGPQGTLIVGFLGAIGGGIGGEKFVNWTMGK
- a CDS encoding DUF2563 family protein, whose amino-acid sequence is MFVDTDLLRCGADFSGSAGEIAQRGANQFASAQLTAGIFGDFDAAHGFHRVLCRAHVVHVTTMRGHRAELAALSEKANSAVALFVKQDEASESALNAAGRDFA